Proteins encoded within one genomic window of Streptomyces sp. NBC_00523:
- a CDS encoding tetratricopeptide repeat protein: protein MSLPKTLAEDVARNLVMVARLIDEDPEEAYAYARIALRLASRVAAVREAAGFAAYATQKYAEALAEFRAARRMTGSVELWPVMADCERGLGRPEKAMAMAGEPEVQKLDKAGQVEMRLVAAGARRDMGQLDAAIVTLQSPELASNAVHPWTPRLRYAYADALLEAGREDEAREWFGKALEADKDGATDASDRLAELDGVEFVDALDDDEAEPVAADADRDDADEDGESQA from the coding sequence CTGAGCCTGCCCAAGACGCTGGCCGAGGACGTCGCGCGGAACCTGGTCATGGTGGCCCGGCTCATCGACGAGGACCCCGAGGAGGCGTACGCGTACGCGCGCATCGCCCTCCGGCTCGCCTCGCGCGTCGCCGCCGTCCGTGAGGCCGCCGGGTTCGCCGCCTACGCGACCCAGAAGTACGCGGAGGCCCTGGCGGAGTTCCGGGCGGCCCGGCGGATGACCGGGTCCGTAGAGCTGTGGCCGGTCATGGCCGACTGCGAGCGCGGTCTCGGGCGGCCCGAAAAGGCCATGGCGATGGCCGGTGAGCCCGAGGTGCAGAAGCTGGACAAGGCCGGCCAGGTCGAGATGCGTCTCGTGGCCGCCGGCGCCCGGCGGGACATGGGGCAGCTCGACGCCGCCATCGTCACGCTCCAGAGCCCCGAGCTCGCCTCGAACGCCGTCCACCCGTGGACCCCGCGCCTGCGCTACGCGTACGCCGACGCGCTGCTCGAAGCGGGCCGCGAGGACGAGGCGCGCGAGTGGTTCGGCAAGGCGCTGGAGGCCGACAAGGACGGCGCCACCGACGCGTCCGACCGCCTCGCCGAGCTGGACGGCGTCGAGTTCGTGGACGCCCTGGACGACGACGAGGCCGAGCCCGTCGCCGCCGACGCGGACCGGGACGACGCCGACGAGGACGGCGAGTCCCAGGCGTAA
- a CDS encoding ABC transporter ATP-binding protein — protein MQRLTADSVTLGYDQRVIAENLSVEIPDQSFTVIVGPNACGKSTLLRALSRMLKPSRGQVLLDGQSIHGLPAKKVAKTLGLLPQSSIAPEGITVADLVARGRYPHQGLLRQWSPEDERVVQESMEATGVGELADRYVDELSGGQRQRVWIAMVLAQQTPLLLLDEPTTYLDIQHQIDVLDLCAELHETQGRTLVAVLHDLNHAARYATHLIAMRGGEIVAEGAPGEIVTAELVERVFGLRCQVIPDPETGTPLVVPAARARGARGAFEKTSSSVGRA, from the coding sequence ATGCAGCGCCTCACCGCGGACTCGGTGACCCTCGGCTACGACCAGCGGGTCATCGCGGAGAACCTTTCGGTCGAGATACCCGACCAGTCGTTCACCGTGATCGTCGGCCCCAACGCCTGCGGCAAGTCGACGCTGCTGCGGGCGCTCTCCCGGATGCTGAAGCCGAGCCGGGGCCAGGTGCTCCTCGACGGCCAGTCGATCCACGGGCTGCCCGCGAAGAAGGTCGCCAAGACGCTGGGCCTGCTGCCGCAGTCCTCCATCGCGCCCGAGGGCATCACGGTCGCGGACCTCGTGGCGCGGGGGCGGTACCCGCACCAGGGGCTGCTGCGGCAGTGGTCGCCGGAGGACGAGCGGGTCGTCCAGGAGTCGATGGAGGCGACGGGCGTCGGCGAGCTGGCCGATCGCTATGTCGACGAATTGTCCGGCGGTCAGCGTCAGCGGGTCTGGATCGCGATGGTCCTCGCCCAGCAGACGCCGCTGCTGCTCCTGGACGAGCCGACGACGTACCTCGACATCCAGCACCAGATCGATGTGCTGGACCTGTGCGCCGAGCTGCACGAGACGCAGGGCCGGACGCTGGTGGCCGTCCTGCACGACCTGAACCACGCGGCGCGGTACGCCACGCATCTGATCGCGATGCGCGGTGGGGAGATCGTCGCGGAGGGGGCGCCGGGGGAGATCGTCACCGCGGAGCTGGTGGAGCGGGTGTTCGGGCTGCGGTGTCAGGTGATTCCGGATCCGGAGACGGGGACGCCGCTTGTCGTACCTGCTGCGCGTGCGCGCGGGGCGCGCGGGGCCTTCGAAAAGACGTCCTCAAGCGTCGGACGGGCTTGA
- a CDS encoding SCP2 sterol-binding domain-containing protein, translating to MATMAECRSALDRLSDNLAGADGDVRRAADLDRSLSCHIRDLDITFTGRLSGGRIRVLDTLEGPPREKAEIRLAMTGDDLVAMVDGDLNFAKAWVSGRVRLEAGFRDLLKLKSLL from the coding sequence ATGGCGACCATGGCGGAGTGCCGCAGCGCACTCGACAGACTTTCCGACAACCTCGCGGGGGCCGACGGCGACGTGCGCCGCGCCGCCGACCTGGACCGCTCGCTGAGCTGCCACATCCGGGACCTGGACATCACGTTCACCGGCCGCCTCTCCGGCGGCCGCATCCGGGTCCTGGACACGCTGGAGGGCCCACCCCGCGAAAAGGCCGAGATCCGCCTCGCGATGACCGGCGACGACCTGGTCGCCATGGTCGACGGCGACCTGAACTTCGCGAAGGCGTGGGTCTCCGGCCGAGTCCGCCTGGAGGCGGGCTTCAGGGACCTGCTCAAACTCAAATCACTGCTCTAG
- a CDS encoding FecCD family ABC transporter permease gives MKATTTKGTARAVRPVRAVRTAGGYSFRMNVRAALVVLLLALVAAGAAVVLIGSGDFSMTPGEVLTTLFGHGTFQQEFIVTDLRLPRVLVGLLVGGALGAGGAVFQTISRNPLGSPDVLGFGQGATVGALTVIVLFQGDAKEVAAGAVVGGLLTGLAVYLLAWKRGVHGFRLVLVGIGAAAMLTAATQYLITKANLVDATRAVVWMTGSLDGRDWAQVWPLLVVCAVLLPLVYGHGPALRVMEMGDDAAYALGVRVERTRLLLMGAAVLLVAVATAAAGPIAFVSLSAPQLARRLTRSTGPNLVAATFMGAALLLGADWIALDAFGDRQLPVGVVTGVLGGCYLVWLLVTERKAGRI, from the coding sequence GTGAAGGCCACGACCACGAAGGGGACGGCGCGCGCCGTCCGTCCGGTACGGGCCGTGCGGACGGCCGGCGGTTACTCGTTCCGGATGAACGTGCGGGCGGCCCTGGTCGTCCTGCTCCTGGCCCTCGTGGCGGCGGGCGCCGCGGTCGTCCTCATCGGCAGCGGCGACTTCTCGATGACGCCCGGGGAGGTCCTGACCACGCTCTTCGGCCACGGCACCTTCCAGCAGGAGTTCATCGTCACCGACCTGCGGCTGCCCCGGGTGCTCGTCGGACTCCTCGTCGGCGGGGCGCTCGGTGCCGGGGGCGCCGTCTTCCAGACCATCTCCCGCAACCCGCTCGGCAGCCCCGACGTGCTCGGCTTCGGGCAGGGCGCCACGGTCGGCGCCCTCACCGTGATCGTCCTCTTCCAGGGCGACGCGAAGGAGGTCGCGGCCGGGGCGGTCGTCGGCGGCCTGCTGACCGGTCTCGCCGTCTACCTGCTGGCGTGGAAGCGCGGCGTGCACGGCTTCCGGCTGGTCCTGGTGGGGATCGGGGCGGCGGCCATGCTGACCGCCGCGACGCAGTACCTGATCACCAAGGCGAACCTGGTCGACGCGACGCGCGCCGTCGTCTGGATGACCGGCTCGCTCGACGGGCGCGACTGGGCGCAGGTCTGGCCGCTGCTGGTCGTCTGCGCCGTGCTGCTCCCGCTGGTGTACGGGCATGGGCCGGCCCTGCGCGTCATGGAGATGGGCGACGACGCGGCGTACGCGCTCGGGGTACGGGTGGAACGCACCCGCCTCCTCCTCATGGGCGCCGCCGTGCTGCTCGTCGCCGTCGCCACGGCCGCCGCCGGGCCGATCGCCTTCGTCTCGCTGAGCGCCCCGCAGCTGGCGCGCCGGCTGACCCGGTCCACCGGACCGAACCTGGTGGCCGCGACCTTCATGGGGGCGGCGCTCCTGCTCGGCGCCGACTGGATCGCGCTCGACGCGTTCGGCGACCGCCAGCTGCCGGTGGGTGTGGTCACCGGGGTGCTAGGCGGCTGCTATCTCGTGTGGCTGCTGGTGACCGAGCGCAAGGCGGGGCGCATATGA
- a CDS encoding FecCD family ABC transporter permease, with protein MAVAVLVLVCLASIGIGAKALPLSDVWHGLFHYAGSGDDVLVRQVRVPRTVLGLLVGAALGLAGAVMQALTRNPLAEPGILGVNAGASASVVSAISFFGVTSLTGYVWFAFAGAAIVSVAVYFLGGSRSSTPVRLALAGTAVTAALYGYVNAVQLLDSAALDRLRFWTVGSLASANTETVGKVWPFIAAGVLLTVFIARPLNALEMGDDTARSLGANLTRTRVLAMLAVTLLCGAATAACGPIVFIGLMIPHLVRTLTGPDLRWILPYAAVLSPVLLLGADVVGRVIARPSELQVGIVTALIGGPVFIYLVRRKRMSQL; from the coding sequence GTGGCCGTGGCCGTCCTCGTCCTCGTGTGCCTCGCGTCCATCGGGATCGGCGCCAAGGCGCTGCCGCTCTCCGACGTGTGGCACGGCCTGTTCCACTACGCGGGCAGCGGCGACGACGTCCTCGTACGGCAGGTCCGGGTCCCCCGCACGGTGCTGGGGCTCCTCGTGGGCGCCGCGCTCGGGCTCGCCGGGGCGGTCATGCAGGCGCTGACCCGCAACCCGCTGGCCGAGCCGGGCATCCTCGGTGTCAACGCGGGGGCCTCGGCCTCCGTCGTCTCCGCCATCAGCTTCTTCGGCGTGACCTCGCTGACCGGCTATGTGTGGTTCGCCTTCGCGGGCGCCGCGATCGTGTCGGTGGCCGTGTACTTCCTCGGCGGAAGCCGCTCCTCCACGCCGGTGCGGCTCGCGCTCGCCGGGACGGCCGTCACCGCCGCGCTGTACGGATACGTCAACGCCGTACAGCTGCTGGACTCGGCGGCGCTGGACCGGCTGCGGTTCTGGACGGTCGGCTCGCTGGCCTCCGCGAACACGGAGACCGTCGGCAAGGTGTGGCCGTTCATCGCGGCGGGCGTCCTGCTGACCGTGTTCATCGCGCGCCCGCTCAACGCCCTGGAGATGGGCGACGACACGGCCAGGTCGCTGGGCGCGAACCTGACCCGGACCCGGGTGCTCGCGATGCTCGCGGTGACGCTGCTCTGCGGGGCGGCGACCGCCGCGTGCGGGCCGATCGTCTTCATCGGGCTGATGATCCCGCACCTGGTGCGCACCCTCACCGGTCCCGACCTGCGGTGGATCCTGCCGTACGCGGCGGTGCTCTCCCCGGTGCTGCTGCTCGGCGCGGACGTGGTCGGCCGGGTCATCGCCCGCCCCTCGGAGCTCCAGGTCGGCATCGTCACCGCGCTCATCGGCGGGCCCGTCTTCATCTACCTCGTACGACGCAAGAGGATGTCCCAGCTGTGA
- a CDS encoding HAD-IIA family hydrolase has protein sequence MSGTSRTRPSGSSTALSEAYDTALLDLDGVVYAGGQAIDHAVEALGTARDGGMHLAYVTNNALRTPAAVAEHLTELGVPAEPADVITSAQAVARLMADQLPAGARVLVIGGEGLRVAMRERGLEPVESADDDPVAVVQGYGGPDLAWGRFAEASYAINRGLPWFASNTDLTIPGARGIAPGNGAAVEVVRIATGAEPQVAGKPLPPMHRETVLRTGAERPLVVGDRLDTDIEGAFNGGVDSLLVLTGVTDAAQLVTAVPEHRPTYIDADLRGLLTGQPEVTEDGGGFRCGGWTASAGGGALVLEGDGEALDGLRALCAAAWSHAGDGACDLDADKAMARLGL, from the coding sequence ATGAGCGGGACGAGCAGGACCAGGCCGAGCGGCAGCAGCACCGCGCTGAGTGAGGCGTACGACACGGCGCTGCTCGACCTCGACGGTGTCGTGTACGCGGGCGGGCAGGCGATCGACCACGCCGTCGAGGCGCTCGGCACCGCCCGCGACGGCGGGATGCACCTGGCGTACGTCACCAACAACGCGCTGCGCACCCCGGCCGCCGTGGCCGAACACCTCACCGAGCTGGGCGTCCCGGCCGAGCCCGCCGACGTGATCACCTCGGCGCAGGCGGTGGCCCGGCTGATGGCCGACCAGCTGCCCGCCGGGGCCCGGGTCCTGGTCATCGGCGGCGAGGGACTGCGCGTCGCGATGCGGGAACGCGGCCTCGAACCCGTCGAGTCGGCCGACGACGACCCGGTCGCGGTGGTCCAGGGATACGGCGGCCCGGACCTGGCGTGGGGCCGGTTCGCCGAGGCCTCGTACGCGATCAACCGCGGGCTGCCGTGGTTCGCGTCCAACACCGACCTGACGATCCCGGGCGCGCGCGGGATCGCGCCGGGCAACGGGGCGGCCGTCGAGGTCGTCCGGATCGCCACCGGCGCCGAGCCGCAGGTCGCCGGGAAGCCGCTTCCGCCGATGCACCGCGAGACCGTGCTGCGCACCGGCGCCGAACGGCCGCTGGTGGTCGGCGACCGGCTCGACACCGACATCGAGGGGGCGTTCAACGGCGGCGTCGACTCGCTGCTCGTGCTCACCGGGGTGACCGACGCGGCCCAGCTGGTGACCGCGGTCCCCGAGCACCGGCCGACGTACATCGACGCGGACCTGCGCGGGCTGCTCACCGGACAGCCCGAGGTGACGGAGGACGGCGGGGGATTCCGCTGCGGCGGCTGGACGGCCTCCGCCGGGGGCGGCGCGCTCGTGCTGGAGGGCGACGGCGAGGCGCTCGACGGGCTGCGGGCGCTGTGCGCGGCGGCCTGGTCGCACGCCGGGGACGGGGCCTGTGACCTGGACGCGGACAAGGCCATGGCCCGGCTAGGGCTGTGA
- a CDS encoding DUF1015 domain-containing protein has protein sequence MNTRGTTDQGLRLLPFRGLRYVPERVGSLAAVTSPPYDVVVRPDGLHHLESADPHNIVRLILPQAGTVAARNARAAATLNDWLAEGVLAPDPEPALYVYEQRDDEILQRGVIGALALSEPSEGVVLPHEDVMAHVVEDRADLMRATAAHLEPLLLTYRGDEDSATGATAVVERTVAREPLFRTTTEDGFCHRLWAVTDPAERAEIQADLARHQALIADGHHRWATYLRLRREHTDPGPWDYGLVLLVDTARYPLRVRAIHRLLHGLPVADALAALTGLFRIREVAGPLPDAMEALAGAAAEGNAFLLAGDGGFHLVDRPDGALLARTVPADRPAGWRTLDATVLHSALLDRVWRIPDDPAHIAYIHDTAAAVEQAERNGSTAVLMHPVREELVRDLARQGVTMPRKSTSFGPKPATGLVLRSLNLG, from the coding sequence ATGAACACACGAGGCACGACGGACCAGGGACTGCGTCTGCTTCCGTTCCGCGGCCTGCGGTACGTCCCCGAGCGGGTCGGCAGCCTCGCCGCGGTGACCTCTCCCCCGTACGACGTGGTCGTACGGCCCGACGGGCTGCACCACCTGGAGTCGGCGGACCCGCACAACATCGTCCGGCTGATCCTGCCGCAGGCCGGCACGGTCGCCGCCCGCAACGCCCGGGCCGCCGCCACCCTGAACGACTGGCTCGCGGAGGGCGTCCTCGCCCCGGACCCCGAGCCCGCCCTGTACGTGTACGAGCAGCGCGACGACGAGATCCTGCAACGGGGCGTCATCGGCGCCCTCGCCCTGTCGGAGCCGTCCGAGGGCGTGGTGCTTCCGCACGAGGACGTCATGGCGCATGTGGTCGAGGACCGGGCCGACCTGATGCGGGCCACCGCCGCCCATCTGGAACCGCTGCTGCTGACGTACCGGGGCGACGAGGACTCGGCGACGGGGGCGACCGCGGTGGTCGAGCGGACCGTCGCGCGCGAGCCGCTGTTCCGCACGACCACGGAGGACGGCTTCTGCCACCGGCTGTGGGCGGTCACCGATCCCGCCGAACGCGCGGAGATCCAGGCGGACCTGGCCCGGCACCAGGCGCTCATCGCGGACGGCCACCACCGCTGGGCCACCTATCTCAGGCTCCGGCGGGAGCACACGGACCCGGGCCCCTGGGACTACGGCCTCGTGCTGCTGGTGGACACCGCCCGCTACCCGCTCCGGGTCCGCGCCATCCACCGCCTGCTGCACGGACTGCCGGTCGCGGACGCGCTGGCCGCGCTGACCGGCCTGTTCCGGATACGGGAGGTGGCGGGGCCGCTTCCGGACGCGATGGAGGCCCTGGCCGGGGCGGCCGCCGAGGGCAACGCCTTCCTGCTCGCGGGCGACGGGGGCTTCCATCTGGTCGACCGCCCGGACGGGGCGCTGCTGGCCCGCACGGTCCCGGCGGACCGCCCGGCCGGCTGGCGCACCCTGGACGCGACGGTCCTGCACTCGGCGCTGCTCGACCGGGTGTGGCGCATCCCGGACGACCCGGCGCACATCGCGTACATCCACGACACCGCCGCTGCGGTGGAGCAGGCCGAGCGAAACGGTTCGACGGCGGTGCTGATGCATCCGGTACGCGAGGAGCTCGTCCGGGACCTGGCCCGCCAGGGTGTCACCATGCCCCGCAAGTCGACGTCCTTCGGCCCGAAGCCGGCGACGGGCCTGGTCCTGCGCAGCCTGAACCTGGGCTGA